One Alkalicoccus halolimnae DNA segment encodes these proteins:
- a CDS encoding BCCT family transporter, whose amino-acid sequence MLKKTPALGENDWPVVIISGGILLVFVFFSILNAEGVSHFVNVTFGWAVTYFGAFWQMLLLGTFLVALYLAFSKYGKVKLGEMERPEFSNFKWISIIMCTLLAGGGVFWAAAEPIYHFMELPPIFSGIESGSPEAASPALAQSFLHWGFLAWAILGTLSTIVLMYAHYQKGMPLKPRSLLYPIFGEKIARNSPLGTTVDVCSVVAVAAGTIGPIGFLGLQAGYGFETLLGIPNEFPIQLAIVIGLVVIASISAVTGIHRGIQILSRYNVWFTIGLIIFILLIGPGGFIINSFISSFGFYVQDFARMTTFRGDGEWLGLWTVFFWGWFLGYGPMMAIFITRISRGRTIRQLILAIAIIAPLVTNFWFTIVGGSGIFYEINNPGSVSNALFESGLPASMIAIVQQLPLGTFIAFCFLIVTILFVVTTTDSMSYTISLVVSGNNDPHPYVRVFWAVTMGAVAASLLFIGEGSVNAIQSFIVVTAVPVSLILLPTLWLAPQTAKKMAIQQGVITIAEKKQISKEAEVLRQTK is encoded by the coding sequence ATGCTTAAAAAAACTCCCGCATTAGGAGAAAATGACTGGCCTGTCGTCATCATAAGCGGAGGAATTCTTTTAGTTTTTGTATTCTTTTCAATTCTGAACGCTGAAGGTGTTAGTCATTTTGTGAATGTGACATTCGGATGGGCCGTTACGTATTTTGGAGCTTTTTGGCAGATGCTTTTATTAGGTACCTTTCTAGTTGCTCTTTATTTAGCTTTTTCAAAGTATGGAAAAGTAAAACTGGGAGAAATGGAGAGACCGGAATTCAGTAACTTTAAATGGATTTCCATTATCATGTGTACACTGTTAGCCGGTGGCGGGGTTTTCTGGGCAGCAGCGGAGCCAATATATCATTTTATGGAGCTTCCGCCGATTTTTTCAGGAATAGAGAGCGGATCACCAGAAGCAGCTTCCCCTGCTTTAGCACAAAGCTTTTTGCACTGGGGATTTCTTGCCTGGGCCATCCTGGGTACACTAAGTACAATTGTTTTAATGTATGCTCATTACCAAAAAGGCATGCCGCTGAAACCACGATCCCTTCTTTATCCGATTTTCGGAGAAAAGATTGCCAGAAACAGCCCGCTGGGAACAACTGTCGATGTTTGTTCCGTTGTTGCTGTAGCAGCTGGTACAATTGGACCAATTGGATTCTTGGGACTACAGGCCGGCTACGGATTTGAAACATTACTGGGAATTCCTAATGAATTTCCAATTCAGCTGGCCATTGTGATTGGTTTGGTGGTTATCGCCTCGATTTCCGCTGTAACTGGAATACACCGCGGAATACAAATTCTAAGCCGGTATAATGTTTGGTTTACGATCGGTCTTATTATATTTATTCTACTTATCGGACCTGGTGGATTTATTATTAATTCATTTATTTCTTCCTTCGGTTTTTACGTTCAAGATTTTGCAAGAATGACTACCTTTCGAGGAGATGGCGAATGGCTCGGGTTATGGACCGTCTTTTTCTGGGGCTGGTTTTTGGGGTATGGACCGATGATGGCTATTTTTATCACAAGAATCTCTCGTGGAAGAACCATTAGACAATTAATACTGGCTATTGCAATAATCGCCCCGCTTGTAACAAATTTTTGGTTTACAATTGTCGGCGGGTCCGGTATTTTTTACGAAATAAATAATCCAGGCTCTGTTTCTAATGCTCTTTTTGAATCGGGGCTGCCTGCCTCCATGATTGCAATCGTCCAACAGCTGCCTCTGGGTACATTCATTGCTTTCTGTTTTTTAATTGTTACAATTCTGTTTGTAGTAACGACTACGGATTCAATGTCCTATACCATTTCTCTAGTGGTAAGCGGGAACAATGACCCCCACCCTTACGTTCGAGTGTTCTGGGCCGTCACGATGGGTGCAGTCGCTGCCAGTCTTCTTTTTATCGGTGAAGGAAGCGTAAATGCAATTCAATCTTTTATTGTAGTTACCGCTGTTCCTGTATCATTAATTTTACTTCCCACACTTTGGCTTGCCCCGCAGACAGCTAAAAAAATGGCCATTCAACAAGGGGTTATAACAATTGCAGAAAAGAAACAAATATCAAAAGAGGCGGAAGTTCTCAGGCAGACTAAATAA
- a CDS encoding IclR family transcriptional regulator → MSGNTTTSSTVLKAIQLLNYLNESQGPKGVNDISNALGFSTTIVHRLLSTLKMENMVFQDPQTKKYSLGTLFLDYANKILTDLPVASVIEPVLEELREITGETVGFYVPKGPVRICAIEIESKQEIRRSVGIGKRLPLYKGATGRAILAFMSKGRKEQIIKNLPENEREEVEWRLSLTKQTGYALNEEEINKNVAALSAPVFDRQQRVIGAVSISGPMFRWNKDTMTAHIPKLLEVTKQITKDM, encoded by the coding sequence ATGAGCGGAAATACAACAACGTCTTCAACTGTGTTAAAAGCAATTCAACTTTTAAATTATTTAAATGAATCACAAGGTCCCAAGGGCGTTAATGATATTAGTAACGCCCTTGGTTTTTCTACTACGATCGTTCATCGTTTATTATCAACTCTTAAAATGGAAAATATGGTTTTTCAGGACCCCCAGACGAAAAAATATTCGTTAGGAACACTCTTTTTAGATTATGCCAATAAAATTTTAACCGATCTGCCTGTTGCCTCTGTTATTGAACCTGTACTGGAGGAATTAAGAGAAATAACAGGCGAAACAGTAGGATTTTATGTTCCTAAAGGACCGGTCAGAATATGCGCTATAGAAATTGAGAGTAAACAGGAAATACGCCGATCTGTTGGCATAGGCAAACGTCTCCCTCTTTACAAAGGAGCAACCGGCCGCGCCATTCTGGCTTTTATGTCGAAAGGTAGAAAAGAACAGATAATTAAAAATCTCCCGGAAAATGAAAGAGAAGAAGTAGAGTGGCGTCTTTCGTTGACGAAGCAAACTGGCTACGCATTAAACGAAGAGGAAATTAATAAAAATGTTGCTGCTTTGTCAGCTCCTGTTTTTGATCGGCAGCAGAGAGTGATTGGGGCAGTTTCTATATCAGGACCGATGTTTCGATGGAATAAAGACACGATGACTGCTCATATTCCAAAGCTGCTTGAAGTCACGAAGCAGATTACAAAGGATATGTAG
- a CDS encoding aldehyde dehydrogenase family protein, producing the protein MSVIQTQEILNQFINGEWISPESAPDAVINPATKEVISYTGQGSDEDVGYAIDSAHEASLSWKKTAPPQRGAYLEKAASILLERKQEFAISIVREMGKTYAEAMKEVEFSAGILNFYGGEGRRLTGKIIASDMPNIQIETKPEPLGVILAVTPWNFPLSIPCWKSAPALVSGNTVLLKTSSETPVTATKLMEVFEEAGIPGGVINHLIIPGNKVSSIIESDKVNAVSFTGSNQVGAKIHEAAGRQMKRVHLEMGGKNPLLVMEDANLDEAVDLAVKGGFGQAGQACTATGRVIVHEKVKKEFLRKLIEETEKISVGNGLEDGVTMGPQVNQQELDSTFDLIKSAEKEGAKIVTGGKALTEGDYADGFYVSPTVIDQVNHQMRIAQEEVFGPVIAVFEASSIDEAIQLANATDYGLTASICTKNIDYMTQAFNDIEAGLVKANMPTTGTFFQAPFGGYKSSGLGTFKELGREALDFYNQYKTRYIKTD; encoded by the coding sequence ATGTCTGTCATTCAAACACAGGAAATACTTAATCAATTTATTAACGGGGAATGGATCTCTCCAGAAAGTGCCCCGGATGCCGTGATCAACCCTGCTACAAAAGAGGTTATTTCTTATACAGGACAAGGAAGTGATGAAGACGTCGGGTATGCGATCGACTCCGCTCATGAAGCTTCTCTCAGCTGGAAGAAAACGGCTCCTCCGCAGCGGGGTGCTTATTTGGAAAAAGCAGCGTCTATACTTTTAGAACGAAAGCAGGAGTTTGCTATTTCCATTGTAAGAGAAATGGGCAAAACGTATGCAGAAGCTATGAAAGAAGTGGAGTTCTCAGCAGGAATTTTGAATTTTTATGGTGGAGAAGGCAGAAGATTAACAGGCAAAATCATCGCCTCTGATATGCCTAACATTCAAATTGAAACAAAACCAGAACCTCTAGGGGTTATTCTGGCCGTCACACCATGGAATTTCCCGCTTTCGATTCCATGCTGGAAGTCAGCACCAGCTCTTGTGAGCGGCAATACTGTTCTATTAAAAACATCTTCAGAGACTCCTGTCACTGCGACAAAATTAATGGAAGTGTTTGAGGAAGCAGGTATCCCGGGAGGAGTGATCAACCATCTGATTATTCCAGGAAACAAAGTATCATCCATTATTGAGAGCGACAAAGTCAACGCTGTTTCCTTCACAGGATCCAACCAGGTAGGGGCAAAAATTCATGAAGCAGCGGGCAGACAGATGAAGCGGGTTCACCTCGAGATGGGCGGAAAGAATCCACTGCTCGTCATGGAAGATGCTAATCTGGATGAGGCTGTCGACCTCGCTGTTAAAGGAGGATTTGGCCAGGCTGGTCAAGCCTGCACGGCGACTGGACGGGTCATTGTCCATGAAAAGGTGAAGAAAGAATTTCTGCGAAAATTAATTGAAGAAACAGAAAAAATCTCGGTCGGTAACGGGCTCGAAGACGGTGTGACCATGGGGCCGCAGGTCAATCAGCAGGAATTAGACTCTACGTTCGACCTGATAAAAAGTGCTGAAAAAGAAGGTGCTAAAATAGTAACCGGCGGGAAAGCACTGACAGAAGGAGATTATGCAGACGGGTTTTACGTCTCCCCTACTGTAATTGATCAAGTCAACCATCAGATGAGAATTGCTCAAGAAGAAGTATTCGGTCCGGTCATTGCTGTTTTCGAAGCCTCCTCAATTGATGAAGCAATTCAATTGGCCAATGCCACAGATTATGGATTGACAGCCTCCATCTGCACTAAAAATATTGACTATATGACTCAGGCCTTTAACGATATTGAAGCAGGACTTGTAAAAGCAAATATGCCTACTACGGGAACGTTTTTCCAAGCTCCGTTTGGAGGGTATAAATCTTCAGGTCTTGGCACGTTTAAAGAACTTGGAAGAGAAGCGCTTGATTTCTATAACCAGTATAAAACCCGTTATATTAAGACGGATTAA
- a CDS encoding DUF3726 domain-containing protein: MWVTYPELTSHVKKVLEACLVPSGCIDDGAELVAWGEAMGLGGLKDLYAHLPRLEQSEYPSIYIQRNTCIDGNRNSGLIISRLIFDEILCKQPSIQGEPIALTRCLPALSMMENVRRAAKRGCQAEIYIPADYPNVHVMTALNEDEIFAFTLKLSEVNQLLFEKGISCLFNISKNNQETKSRIKVLNNKTSAYFLTSKDIKIKEARLKNKGVYVDKWLWKVLDEKGKQALV, encoded by the coding sequence ATGTGGGTAACTTATCCTGAGCTCACTTCACATGTGAAGAAGGTGCTGGAAGCTTGTCTTGTTCCTTCAGGCTGTATCGACGATGGAGCAGAGCTTGTAGCCTGGGGGGAAGCCATGGGGCTGGGCGGACTCAAAGATTTATATGCACATCTGCCCAGACTCGAACAATCTGAGTATCCGAGCATTTATATTCAAAGAAATACGTGTATTGATGGAAACAGGAACAGCGGTCTTATTATCTCAAGATTAATCTTTGACGAAATTTTATGTAAGCAGCCTTCGATTCAGGGAGAACCGATCGCTTTAACGAGATGCCTTCCTGCTTTATCTATGATGGAAAACGTCAGACGGGCTGCTAAAAGAGGATGTCAGGCAGAAATTTATATTCCGGCTGACTATCCGAATGTTCATGTAATGACCGCTTTAAACGAAGACGAAATCTTTGCTTTTACTTTAAAGCTTTCTGAAGTAAATCAACTTCTGTTTGAGAAAGGAATATCCTGCCTTTTTAACATTTCAAAAAATAATCAGGAAACGAAAAGTAGAATTAAGGTGCTTAACAACAAGACCTCTGCTTATTTTTTAACTTCCAAGGATATCAAAATCAAAGAAGCCAGATTGAAAAATAAAGGTGTCTATGTCGATAAGTGGTTATGGAAGGTACTTGATGAAAAAGGAAAACAAGCACTCGTATAA
- a CDS encoding membrane dipeptidase — MALANEPFIIDGLELSNWDRDFLLDLHKGGVTCVHACCGLWENARETLSKIGEWKRFFDENSDLVMQVHTGGDILKAKTSGRIGVVLGTQNTSLIEDELSLVPVFNQLGIKIMQLTYNNQNLVGSSCYEERDSGLTRFGKNVIDAMNKEGVIIDLSHCGTQTTLDAINYSSRPVAITHANPDWIYPSGRNKSKKVLSALRDNGGILGLCAYPHLINGEETTLSEFTDLIKQTVDFMGVDKVALGTDLTLNMSEDFLHWMRMGRWTHEINYGAGSASQPSWPSWPSWFQTPSDFPNIREGLYETGMAEKDVNAIMGNNWLQFFTAGFEANKGG; from the coding sequence ATGGCACTAGCTAATGAACCTTTTATTATAGACGGGCTCGAATTAAGCAACTGGGACCGGGATTTTCTTCTGGACCTGCATAAAGGCGGGGTAACATGCGTCCATGCCTGCTGCGGTCTTTGGGAGAACGCACGTGAAACATTAAGTAAAATTGGTGAGTGGAAGCGTTTCTTTGATGAGAATTCGGATCTTGTCATGCAGGTGCACACCGGCGGAGATATCCTTAAAGCAAAAACAAGCGGCCGTATAGGGGTCGTTCTTGGTACTCAAAATACGTCACTTATTGAAGATGAGCTTTCCCTGGTTCCCGTCTTTAATCAGTTAGGCATTAAAATTATGCAGCTGACATACAACAATCAGAATTTAGTTGGAAGCAGCTGCTACGAAGAAAGAGACAGCGGTCTTACCCGGTTTGGCAAAAATGTCATTGACGCCATGAATAAAGAAGGAGTGATCATCGATCTTTCCCATTGTGGAACACAGACTACTCTGGACGCCATCAACTATTCCAGCCGGCCTGTAGCGATTACTCATGCAAATCCGGATTGGATTTATCCTTCCGGGCGGAATAAGTCAAAGAAAGTACTCTCCGCTCTACGTGATAACGGAGGCATACTAGGCTTGTGTGCTTATCCCCACCTGATTAACGGTGAAGAAACAACATTAAGTGAATTCACTGATCTAATTAAGCAGACCGTCGACTTCATGGGAGTAGATAAAGTGGCTTTAGGAACGGATTTAACGTTGAACATGTCCGAAGATTTTCTTCATTGGATGAGAATGGGCAGATGGACACATGAAATAAATTATGGTGCGGGTTCGGCTTCTCAACCGAGCTGGCCCTCTTGGCCGTCCTGGTTTCAGACTCCTTCTGATTTCCCGAATATTAGAGAAGGGTTGTATGAAACAGGAATGGCAGAGAAAGACGTAAATGCGATCATGGGTAATAACTGGCTGCAATTTTTCACTGCAGGGTTTGAAGCAAACAAGGGGGGATAA